In Synechococcus sp. KORDI-52, one genomic interval encodes:
- a CDS encoding sugar transferase, translating to MTSAFRPTLLQAPGRGARRGKYKPHLALISAPPSALPIGTLIRGQNRWGRVSKRSGDIVFSLMVLAIGSPMLLLLAGLVKLSSPGPVFYTQRRVGRGYQRFGCIKFRTMRADADAVLARVLKDDPSLKAEFERDFKLKRDPRITPLGRFLRRSSLDELPQFLNVLRGEMSVVGPRPIVEKELVRYGPYMDEVASVRPGLTGLWQVSGRNNLSYKKRVKLDLAYARGRSFGLDFAIILRTFGVLLLPMDRGAY from the coding sequence TTGACCTCGGCCTTTCGGCCAACTCTGCTTCAGGCCCCCGGGCGTGGTGCACGCCGTGGCAAGTACAAACCTCACCTTGCCTTGATTTCAGCCCCCCCTTCGGCCTTGCCGATCGGCACGCTGATTCGCGGTCAGAACCGTTGGGGACGGGTGTCCAAGCGATCTGGAGACATCGTCTTCTCGCTGATGGTGCTCGCCATCGGTTCCCCCATGCTGCTGCTCCTGGCTGGGTTGGTCAAACTCAGTTCACCGGGGCCGGTTTTTTACACCCAGCGGCGGGTGGGCCGGGGGTACCAACGTTTTGGTTGCATCAAGTTCCGCACCATGCGAGCGGATGCCGATGCTGTACTGGCCCGCGTTCTGAAGGATGATCCATCACTGAAGGCTGAATTCGAGCGTGATTTCAAGCTCAAGCGTGATCCCAGGATCACTCCGCTTGGTCGATTCCTGCGCCGTTCAAGTCTTGATGAGCTGCCGCAGTTTTTGAATGTGCTGCGCGGGGAGATGAGTGTGGTGGGTCCACGCCCGATTGTGGAAAAAGAGTTGGTTCGCTATGGCCCCTACATGGATGAAGTGGCCTCCGTACGACCGGGTTTGACCGGACTCTGGCAAGTGAGCGGTAGGAACAATCTGAGCTACAAGAAACGCGTCAAGCTCGACCTGGCCTATGCCCGTGGTCGCTCGTTTGGCCTCGATTTCGCCATCATCCTGCGCACCTTTGGTGTGTTGCTTCTGCCGATGGATCGGGGTGCTTACTGA